One stretch of Aquimarina sp. Aq107 DNA includes these proteins:
- a CDS encoding Crp/Fnr family transcriptional regulator, translating to MNYKESHTLILNNIARFVDLTELEKQKYLSLLTEIKVKKKAFLMQAGDSTKYEYFITKGCLKVYTLDEDGAPHISMFAVEDYWTGDMASFMTNTPTPYFIKATEHSELLGISKANYELLFQEIPKFEKFYRILYQKSLISYIRRSNQAISLTAEERYIEFKKKYPKIVNRITQKDLAAYIGITPEFMSKIITKVNRM from the coding sequence TTGAACTATAAGGAATCACATACACTAATACTAAATAATATAGCAAGGTTTGTTGATTTAACCGAGTTAGAAAAGCAAAAATATCTTTCGTTACTTACAGAAATAAAAGTTAAAAAGAAGGCATTTTTAATGCAGGCAGGTGATAGTACTAAATATGAGTATTTTATAACTAAAGGTTGCTTAAAGGTTTATACATTAGATGAAGATGGTGCTCCTCACATATCCATGTTTGCAGTAGAGGATTATTGGACTGGAGATATGGCTAGTTTTATGACTAATACACCTACCCCCTATTTTATTAAAGCTACCGAACATTCTGAATTATTAGGCATCTCTAAGGCTAATTATGAATTACTTTTTCAGGAAATACCAAAATTCGAGAAGTTTTATCGCATCCTATATCAAAAATCACTTATAAGCTATATCAGACGTTCCAACCAAGCCATATCTTTAACTGCAGAGGAAAGATATATCGAGTTCAAAAAAAAATATCCAAAAATTGTCAATAGAATTACTCAGAAAGACCTAGCAGCTTATATCGGCATTACACCAGAATTTATGAGTAAAATTATTACAAAAGTCAATAGAATGTAA